One segment of Paenibacillus rhizovicinus DNA contains the following:
- a CDS encoding CBS domain-containing protein, translated as MDIQSFLFPKHEVSYLTTSATMKDALDKLEGCHYTAIPILDEDGLYYGTLSEGDLLWKMRATPGLDFDTMHEIPIVSIKKRMKVECVAIGAELDDMLALAADQNFVPVVDDERVFLGIIRRKDIIEYYTRNITD; from the coding sequence GTGGACATCCAGTCGTTTCTCTTCCCTAAACACGAAGTTTCGTATCTCACGACGTCAGCCACGATGAAGGACGCCTTAGATAAACTTGAAGGTTGCCATTATACCGCCATTCCGATCCTTGACGAAGACGGCTTATATTACGGAACGCTGTCCGAAGGCGATCTGCTATGGAAGATGCGGGCCACGCCGGGTCTCGACTTCGATACGATGCACGAAATTCCCATTGTCTCCATCAAGAAACGAATGAAAGTCGAATGCGTCGCGATCGGTGCCGAACTGGACGATATGCTGGCCCTTGCGGCCGATCAGAACTTCGTTCCGGTCGTGGACGACGAACGCGTCTTCCTGGGTATCATTCGCCGTAAAGATATCATCGAATACTATACGAGGAACATAACGGACTAA
- a CDS encoding spore germination protein gives MPSTDSFATRENAIRIASSDLQYNEQTLRALFEHCSDVVFRSVALQDNAKLLLVYVDGMIDKELVQSSILKPLMYDGLPQGLRTLDSLAQMCNLQLVAALQTKRISVFDEVADLILKGSVAFLAEGESSILLADVSQFESRAIEEPSTEAALRGTRESFTEELRTNTTMLRRIIVTPGLKMESFQIGKLTKTEVVLSYIDGVASPSLIDQVRTRIEAIDIQSVLESGYIEEYIEDTNYSPFPQTQSTERADVVSAGLLEGRLAVFVSGSPIVLVVPMTFWDGLQAPDDYYERFLYVTMNRWIRYLFALFSILFPSIYIALITYHPEMVPPKLMLSITALREQSPFPTVIEVFIMEFMFEGLREAGIRLPQQIGPLVSIVGALVIGQAAVQAGIISAPIVIVVSAAGISSFVIPRYRFGYPFRMLRFPLLLLSGCFGLFGVALGLILILAHLIQLTPLGSPYLEPIAPAKENKLLNVLIRRPRKRTS, from the coding sequence ATGCCGTCAACGGATAGCTTCGCCACGCGAGAAAATGCCATTCGCATAGCCAGTTCGGACCTTCAGTACAACGAACAAACGCTCAGAGCCCTATTCGAGCATTGTTCGGATGTGGTTTTTCGCAGCGTGGCCTTGCAAGATAACGCCAAACTGCTGCTTGTATACGTCGACGGCATGATCGATAAAGAGCTCGTGCAGTCCAGTATCTTGAAGCCCTTGATGTATGACGGACTTCCCCAAGGGCTGCGAACATTGGACAGCTTGGCCCAAATGTGCAACCTGCAGCTTGTTGCGGCCCTGCAGACCAAGCGAATATCCGTATTCGATGAGGTTGCGGATCTGATATTGAAAGGCAGCGTAGCCTTCCTCGCGGAAGGCGAATCCTCCATCCTCCTGGCCGATGTATCGCAATTCGAATCCCGTGCGATCGAAGAGCCTTCGACGGAAGCCGCGCTTCGCGGAACCCGCGAAAGCTTTACCGAGGAGCTGCGGACGAATACGACGATGCTAAGGCGGATTATCGTGACGCCGGGGCTGAAGATGGAATCGTTTCAAATCGGCAAATTGACGAAAACAGAAGTCGTTCTCTCCTATATCGACGGGGTTGCCTCCCCCTCCTTGATCGATCAAGTGAGGACAAGAATCGAGGCTATCGATATCCAGAGCGTCTTGGAATCCGGCTATATCGAAGAATATATCGAAGACACCAACTATTCGCCGTTTCCGCAAACGCAGAGCACCGAACGGGCCGATGTCGTGTCCGCAGGATTGCTGGAAGGGAGATTAGCCGTCTTCGTTAGCGGCTCCCCGATCGTCCTTGTCGTGCCGATGACCTTCTGGGACGGGCTTCAAGCTCCGGACGATTACTACGAACGCTTCCTGTACGTAACCATGAACCGTTGGATCCGGTATTTGTTCGCACTCTTCTCCATTCTGTTTCCTTCGATCTATATCGCGCTGATCACTTATCATCCGGAGATGGTGCCGCCGAAACTGATGCTCAGCATTACGGCCCTCAGGGAGCAATCCCCTTTCCCGACGGTCATCGAGGTATTCATCATGGAATTCATGTTTGAAGGATTAAGGGAAGCCGGCATACGCCTTCCGCAGCAAATCGGTCCGCTCGTCAGCATCGTGGGCGCCTTGGTCATCGGTCAAGCGGCCGTGCAAGCCGGAATTATATCGGCGCCCATCGTGATTGTCGTGTCGGCGGCCGGTATATCATCCTTCGTCATTCCGCGTTACCGGTTCGGCTATCCGTTCAGAATGTTGAGATTCCCGCTGCTGCTCCTGTCCGGGTGCTTCGGCCTGTTCGGCGTCGCTCTTGGATTAATCTTGATTCTCGCTCACTTGATTCAATTGACTCCGCTGGGTTCGCCTTATCTGGAGCCGATTGCCCCAGCGAAGGAGAACAAGCTGCTGAATGTTCTGATACGAAGACCTAGGAAGCGGACGAGCTAA
- a CDS encoding SRPBCC family protein — protein MNTQANDKLVKEIFIECRPETLFSFFTDADKMKRWMGQHVLLEPKLNGKFRIDLNGNDIAMGEYLEIIPNEKVVLSWGWEKSKLVPPGSSKLEFRLHAQDHGTLLILTHYDLPSEEVESHVKGWTHFMKRLQAAAGDPNPQSV, from the coding sequence ATGAACACGCAGGCCAATGATAAACTCGTAAAGGAAATATTTATCGAATGCCGACCGGAGACATTGTTTTCTTTTTTTACGGATGCCGACAAAATGAAGCGCTGGATGGGCCAGCATGTTTTGCTGGAGCCTAAACTGAACGGCAAGTTCCGAATCGACCTCAACGGGAATGACATCGCAATGGGGGAATACTTGGAGATCATCCCTAATGAGAAAGTCGTCTTGTCATGGGGCTGGGAGAAGTCCAAGCTCGTACCTCCGGGATCAAGCAAGCTTGAATTCCGATTGCACGCTCAGGATCATGGCACGCTCTTGATCTTGACCCATTACGATTTGCCTTCGGAAGAGGTCGAATCGCATGTGAAAGGCTGGACCCACTTTATGAAACGGCTGCAAGCTGCTGCCGGAGATCCCAATCCGCAATCGGTCTGA
- the lspA gene encoding signal peptidase II — MVVHTGNHLYDIGIRGSGKRVIAIFYWIALFMTIVDQITKLIVRLNMKVGDTHPFREGMLQFTYYQNSGAARSSFQGYGRMFGVLAVVFIVMVIYYRNKQAVKHRWMDVGLAFLVAGAAGNGVERLMFGKVTDFLQFGSGQGIMNIADLSINVGILVIVVHQILLSIRTRRKASIKVG; from the coding sequence GTGGTTGTGCATACGGGCAATCATTTGTATGATATAGGTATACGCGGAAGCGGGAAGCGGGTGATTGCAATCTTTTATTGGATAGCGCTGTTTATGACGATTGTGGATCAAATCACGAAACTGATCGTGCGGTTGAATATGAAGGTTGGAGATACGCATCCGTTTCGGGAAGGCATGCTGCAGTTTACCTATTATCAGAACTCCGGTGCAGCCCGCAGTTCGTTTCAAGGCTACGGACGAATGTTCGGCGTGCTCGCCGTGGTTTTCATCGTGATGGTCATCTACTATCGGAATAAACAAGCCGTGAAGCACCGTTGGATGGATGTCGGCTTAGCGTTCCTCGTGGCGGGAGCGGCCGGAAATGGCGTGGAGCGGTTAATGTTCGGCAAAGTGACGGACTTCCTGCAATTCGGATCCGGCCAAGGTATTATGAATATCGCCGATTTGTCCATTAACGTTGGTATACTCGTGATCGTCGTTCATCAGATCTTATTATCCATACGGACGCGCAGGAAAGCTTCGATTAAAGTCGGATGA
- a CDS encoding DinB family protein produces MELLRKQYDYVRRTREILFSYCEQMTDDAYISEVEQYGRGSIRGMHFHVAECYAYWIGEFGLGRTFNWHLETIMNVAAMRGIFAEADQLVCEFLDRYAGMTETRIEGQYSGDKYAATPLWLFTHAVTHEFHHKGQIAAMGRMKGYIPPDLDLIMTDGAAGN; encoded by the coding sequence ATGGAGCTATTGCGGAAACAATACGATTATGTGCGACGTACGCGTGAGATACTGTTCAGCTATTGCGAGCAAATGACGGACGATGCTTATATATCGGAAGTGGAGCAGTATGGCCGCGGGTCGATACGCGGGATGCATTTCCATGTTGCGGAATGCTATGCTTATTGGATCGGAGAATTCGGTCTGGGGCGGACGTTCAATTGGCATTTGGAAACGATTATGAACGTGGCCGCGATGCGCGGTATATTCGCGGAAGCGGATCAATTGGTTTGCGAATTTTTGGATCGCTATGCAGGGATGACCGAGACGCGAATCGAAGGACAGTATAGCGGAGACAAGTACGCAGCTACGCCGCTGTGGCTCTTCACGCACGCGGTGACGCACGAGTTTCATCACAAGGGGCAGATTGCCGCCATGGGACGGATGAAAGGATATATTCCGCCGGATCTGGATCTGATCATGACGGATGGAGCAGCGGGAAACTGA
- a CDS encoding GerAB/ArcD/ProY family transporter → MKLSGWQLFWIVATAEIVMAVWLRISPDVEMAKQDAWVSMLIACIIGVFITYLVVKVGMKHPGKTLAQFSQEILGSWLGKIVLLPYFTAWFILSGDVLRSFADFIHLILLDKTPVWLLITLLLGAAIYLTGTSGITGIGRFCEIAGPVTILTLLLSFLLNAGNVKRSNILPLFGDASLSEISRASLAPASFLAESFMLLVLLSFVSSPKHVMRKSLTSVLFTGIVLAVTTVMVLLVFGPLVTQDFRFPYFMLVRSIDILNFVQNLDILVIFIWIFGVFAKISLYLFITSYEMAHWLHVKSWKRLMWFSAPVIFIIAMVIPNEASILLLQKLWETIVIPVCAIAIPLCLWIVTSVKGKMVKTE, encoded by the coding sequence ATGAAACTATCGGGCTGGCAATTATTCTGGATCGTTGCGACCGCAGAGATTGTGATGGCTGTCTGGCTGCGAATCTCCCCTGACGTGGAAATGGCCAAACAAGACGCTTGGGTATCGATGCTTATAGCATGCATCATAGGCGTGTTCATTACCTATCTGGTCGTCAAAGTCGGAATGAAGCATCCCGGCAAGACCTTGGCTCAATTCAGCCAAGAGATCCTAGGATCTTGGCTCGGCAAAATCGTGCTCCTGCCCTATTTCACGGCATGGTTTATTTTATCGGGAGACGTGCTCCGCTCCTTCGCCGACTTCATCCATCTGATCCTGCTGGACAAGACGCCGGTATGGTTGCTGATAACGCTGCTCTTGGGCGCTGCCATCTATTTAACGGGAACGAGCGGCATTACGGGAATCGGGCGCTTCTGCGAAATTGCGGGACCCGTGACGATACTCACGCTGCTGCTCAGCTTCCTGCTTAATGCAGGCAATGTGAAACGGAGTAATATACTGCCGTTATTCGGCGATGCGAGTCTCTCGGAAATTTCGAGGGCCTCCTTAGCCCCGGCCTCGTTCTTGGCAGAATCGTTCATGCTGCTGGTCCTGCTCTCGTTCGTATCGAGCCCCAAGCATGTCATGCGCAAGTCTTTAACAAGCGTTCTGTTTACGGGAATCGTATTGGCGGTAACCACGGTTATGGTGCTGCTGGTATTCGGTCCGTTGGTGACCCAAGATTTCAGGTTCCCCTACTTTATGCTGGTTCGGTCGATCGACATCTTGAACTTCGTTCAGAATCTGGATATCCTGGTCATCTTTATTTGGATCTTCGGCGTATTCGCCAAAATCTCGCTGTATCTGTTCATCACCAGCTACGAGATGGCTCATTGGCTCCATGTCAAGTCTTGGAAACGGCTGATGTGGTTCAGCGCTCCGGTCATCTTCATCATTGCCATGGTTATTCCCAATGAAGCAAGCATTCTTCTGCTTCAGAAGCTGTGGGAAACCATCGTTATTCCGGTATGCGCAATCGCCATTCCGTTATGTCTATGGATCGTGACTTCCGTGAAAGGCAAAATGGTCAAAACCGAATAA
- a CDS encoding stalk domain-containing protein: protein MSDGRQYDCGQNKEKLKLAAPLVVKGNTIYVLLRFIGEQFGAVVDWDAKNNGLVVVTPDPTVQGQIRSGDLAQARLAVVRMPKISFYSSPEHPEGHANSYIFPENDYSKYYFQLNGSIFYYELKNGYMSLVWEGKLTVPS from the coding sequence ATCTCTGACGGTCGGCAGTACGATTGCGGTCAAAATAAAGAAAAACTGAAATTAGCCGCGCCCCTTGTCGTCAAAGGGAATACCATTTACGTGCTGCTTCGCTTTATCGGCGAGCAGTTCGGAGCCGTTGTGGATTGGGATGCGAAGAACAACGGACTGGTTGTCGTTACTCCGGATCCAACTGTACAAGGGCAGATAAGAAGCGGAGACTTAGCGCAAGCAAGGTTAGCCGTCGTTCGTATGCCTAAAATCAGCTTTTATAGTTCTCCCGAACATCCCGAAGGCCATGCGAACAGCTACATATTTCCGGAAAACGATTATTCCAAGTACTATTTCCAATTGAACGGCAGCATCTTCTATTACGAGTTAAAGAACGGCTATATGAGCCTTGTCTGGGAAGGCAAGCTGACGGTTCCAAGCTAG
- a CDS encoding cupin domain-containing protein, whose amino-acid sequence MNGTNFTVMNAGPFDGLLQAPEGPPGKCYLKDRLGLTGMEVSLNQLPSGGAVPFYHKHRENEELYVFTGGRGQFQVDGRIFEVREGTAVRVGPEGERALRNSGTEDLYFIVVQVQANSLKQWEMADAILSDNPVDWPVA is encoded by the coding sequence ATGAACGGAACGAATTTCACGGTTATGAACGCGGGACCCTTCGATGGTCTCCTACAAGCACCGGAAGGGCCGCCAGGAAAATGCTACCTCAAGGACAGGCTTGGGCTGACAGGCATGGAGGTTTCTCTTAACCAATTGCCGAGCGGAGGAGCAGTCCCGTTCTACCACAAGCACCGTGAAAATGAGGAGCTATACGTCTTCACGGGCGGACGGGGCCAATTTCAGGTGGATGGGCGAATTTTTGAAGTAAGGGAAGGCACTGCGGTTCGGGTGGGTCCCGAAGGAGAACGCGCGCTTCGTAATAGCGGTACCGAAGATTTGTATTTCATTGTCGTTCAAGTGCAAGCAAACAGCCTCAAACAGTGGGAAATGGCGGATGCTATCCTATCGGATAATCCGGTGGACTGGCCGGTTGCCTAA
- a CDS encoding Ger(x)C family spore germination protein — MKKAMILLCLSLLSTVTGGCWNLKEPNQLAIVIAGGLDANKDGRLVVSSQIAIPAGLNSQSTGASNNRSFVVVSALGKDFMDAGQNLQTQLSRSLFYAHRQTILIGQRMAEQGLAKQGIRRYLDMIVRNPKSEIRSVIWVVKGGEAKDILATKPTFDPLISTALSSIQMSLGMKPYYFREFLGDALKNGGAVLLPAVSGNSSGTKFNYSGAAVLNKENGLRLSGFLKPVESYYANWITGRQKMFTITALQSQGGSSISIRVKPLRNRIDIDKGPQGIRVHIRLRGSGDIVENNTLLDPSSAKDLQTIQNRLSKEAEQRVAKLIDLAQKQYKVDFLGIGELVHRKYPREWKSLQKNWNDTFITLPITSEVRIRYQDPGQTNAAI; from the coding sequence ATGAAGAAAGCAATGATTCTCCTGTGTTTATCGCTGCTGTCTACTGTGACCGGCGGCTGCTGGAACCTTAAGGAGCCCAACCAGCTTGCGATCGTTATCGCAGGCGGGCTGGACGCGAACAAGGATGGAAGACTGGTAGTCAGCTCGCAGATCGCGATCCCTGCCGGTTTGAACAGCCAGAGTACCGGGGCCAGCAACAATCGAAGCTTCGTGGTCGTGAGCGCCCTTGGCAAGGATTTCATGGACGCGGGCCAGAATCTGCAGACGCAGCTCTCCCGCTCCTTGTTCTATGCCCACCGCCAGACGATTCTGATCGGCCAGCGAATGGCGGAACAGGGATTGGCGAAACAAGGCATTCGCAGGTATCTGGACATGATCGTTCGCAATCCCAAGTCGGAAATCCGATCCGTCATTTGGGTCGTGAAGGGCGGAGAGGCAAAGGATATCTTGGCAACGAAGCCGACCTTTGATCCGTTAATCAGCACGGCCTTGAGCAGCATTCAGATGTCCCTCGGAATGAAGCCGTATTACTTCAGAGAATTTCTAGGGGATGCGTTGAAAAACGGAGGCGCTGTCCTGTTGCCGGCCGTCAGCGGCAATTCCTCCGGCACGAAATTCAACTATTCGGGAGCGGCGGTGCTGAATAAGGAAAACGGACTTCGGCTAAGCGGATTTTTAAAGCCCGTCGAATCGTACTATGCGAATTGGATTACGGGAAGGCAGAAAATGTTTACCATCACTGCGCTTCAAAGTCAGGGCGGCAGCAGCATCAGCATAAGGGTGAAGCCGCTTAGGAACCGCATCGACATTGACAAGGGCCCGCAAGGCATTCGCGTGCATATCCGATTACGAGGCTCCGGAGACATTGTAGAGAACAATACTTTGCTCGACCCGTCTAGCGCCAAGGATCTCCAAACCATTCAAAACCGATTAAGCAAGGAAGCCGAACAACGGGTCGCCAAACTGATCGATCTAGCCCAGAAGCAGTATAAGGTGGATTTTCTCGGCATCGGCGAGCTTGTGCACCGCAAGTATCCGCGCGAATGGAAGTCGTTGCAGAAGAACTGGAACGATACATTCATCACGCTTCCGATTACGTCAGAGGTGCGGATTCGCTACCAGGATCCGGGACAGACGAATGCTGCGATATGA
- a CDS encoding MFS transporter, which translates to MNQPGNVGPVLDARRWLSLSIVILATFMVVLDTFIVNVALPSIEEGLHADFAKLQLVVAAYVLGYAVLLVTGGRMGDLFGRKAMFLSGVAGFVAASAWCGFSGSAEMLIAARIAQGISAAAMVPQVLSIIQVMFPAEEKGKALGIYGGVLGLGAIAGQIAGGLLLKADWWGLGWRLVFLVNIPVGILAFVAAVLLLQESRASERKRIDLVGVGLLTIGLGLFIYPLVVGREEGWPLWTFISLVVALPVIAGFVRYENGLLRRGASPLLPMTLFRDRSFRIGMVIALAFYSGNAALYLILSIFMQMGRGAEPLQSAYAFIPMGIGYFTASLLGPMLKKRWGNKVLLVGALLMAIGYLLVIAVLGGLTGLGIGELFVPLLIAGLGQGAVASPLIHTVLAGVQGPHAGAASGVLSTFTQVAQAIGIAVIGTLYQSLQEHFARGGAAPGDASVETMRWSLAVIIALAALTFLLLAALGRQRRAAEGRAGTVRADLFLRSAWPKRITEADQKIDYKDQRP; encoded by the coding sequence ATGAATCAACCCGGCAATGTCGGACCCGTGCTCGATGCTAGAAGGTGGCTGTCGCTCTCCATCGTCATCTTGGCTACGTTCATGGTGGTGTTGGATACGTTTATCGTCAATGTCGCGCTGCCGTCGATCGAAGAGGGGCTGCATGCGGATTTTGCCAAATTGCAGCTCGTTGTTGCCGCTTATGTGTTAGGTTATGCCGTGCTGCTGGTCACGGGAGGAAGGATGGGCGATCTCTTCGGCCGGAAAGCGATGTTTCTGTCCGGCGTTGCGGGATTCGTCGCCGCATCTGCCTGGTGCGGTTTCTCCGGATCGGCGGAAATGCTCATCGCCGCTCGGATCGCGCAGGGCATATCCGCCGCGGCGATGGTGCCGCAAGTGCTCTCGATCATTCAAGTCATGTTCCCTGCTGAAGAGAAGGGCAAAGCGCTCGGCATTTACGGAGGCGTGCTCGGGCTTGGCGCCATCGCGGGCCAAATTGCGGGGGGACTGCTGCTGAAGGCGGATTGGTGGGGGCTGGGCTGGCGGCTCGTGTTTCTCGTGAACATCCCGGTCGGCATCCTCGCGTTCGTCGCTGCCGTGCTGCTGCTTCAAGAATCGCGGGCTTCCGAACGGAAGCGGATCGATCTCGTCGGCGTCGGGCTGCTGACGATCGGACTTGGTTTGTTTATCTATCCGCTCGTCGTTGGACGGGAGGAAGGCTGGCCCTTGTGGACGTTTATTAGCCTTGTCGTCGCATTGCCCGTTATTGCAGGCTTCGTCCGTTACGAGAACGGGCTGCTCCGTCGCGGTGCTTCGCCGCTGCTGCCGATGACGCTGTTCCGGGACCGTTCTTTCCGGATCGGCATGGTCATCGCGCTCGCCTTCTATAGCGGCAATGCCGCGCTCTATCTGATTCTGTCGATCTTCATGCAAATGGGACGCGGCGCGGAACCGCTGCAGTCGGCTTATGCTTTCATCCCGATGGGCATCGGGTACTTCACGGCATCCTTGCTCGGACCGATGCTGAAGAAACGCTGGGGCAACAAGGTGCTGCTGGTCGGCGCGCTTCTGATGGCCATCGGCTATCTGCTTGTGATAGCGGTCCTTGGCGGACTTACCGGACTCGGCATCGGCGAATTGTTCGTGCCGCTTCTGATCGCGGGGCTCGGCCAGGGCGCCGTGGCGTCGCCGCTCATTCATACCGTGCTCGCAGGCGTTCAAGGCCCGCATGCCGGTGCGGCATCGGGCGTGCTCAGCACGTTCACGCAAGTCGCGCAGGCGATCGGCATCGCGGTCATCGGTACGCTATACCAATCGCTCCAAGAACATTTCGCAAGAGGAGGCGCTGCGCCGGGCGACGCAAGCGTCGAGACCATGCGATGGTCGCTCGCCGTTATTATCGCGCTGGCTGCGCTGACATTCCTGCTGCTGGCTGCGCTCGGCCGCCAGCGCCGGGCGGCGGAAGGGCGCGCGGGAACCGTTCGAGCGGACTTATTTCTTCGATCTGCGTGGCCAAAACGTATAACTGAAGCTGATCAGAAAATCGATTACAAGGATCAGCGACCATAA
- a CDS encoding ArsR/SmtB family transcription factor, giving the protein MIDKVLHALAEPRRRDILSLIQNGELPSSDIASHFNITAPAISQHLKVLEESGLVLIRKAGTKRYYRMRREGFSDLKQYIDRYWDDSLLRLKQAAEEEERRNRISDEHAGQ; this is encoded by the coding sequence ATGATAGATAAAGTACTTCATGCTCTGGCCGAACCTCGTCGCAGAGACATCCTGTCTCTCATTCAGAACGGGGAGCTCCCATCGAGCGACATCGCATCTCATTTTAACATCACCGCCCCGGCAATTTCCCAGCATCTCAAAGTTCTTGAAGAATCCGGACTCGTCTTGATCCGGAAAGCGGGAACGAAACGGTACTATCGAATGAGGAGGGAGGGCTTCTCCGATTTAAAGCAGTACATCGACCGTTATTGGGATGACAGTCTGCTGCGCTTGAAGCAAGCGGCGGAAGAAGAAGAGAGGAGAAATCGAATATCCGATGAACACGCAGGCCAATGA
- a CDS encoding lipid II flippase Amj family protein: MIERMILISSLTLIIHAAETLSYAVRMAGIRTGKLAIALSLTGMIVLVSRTSNIAQGTMTGKIVDLARQQAGIHLIDSFRIILLAASIGTLIAIALYPSVVALSGRMVAHLEQAGSIPRMAKKLLGSRRILNFFYYLRMPKWEMARRILDNGLPKRFMLMNCGVTAIYTVGVLAALYASYLPGHYSTGASQASGLINGLATIMLTLLIDPHVALLTDKVLRREAKLTSINGVFGALMLSRLGGTLLAQLILLPAAYWIKSIVPFL, encoded by the coding sequence ATGATTGAAAGAATGATATTGATTTCGTCGCTTACGCTGATCATTCACGCAGCGGAGACGCTCTCTTATGCGGTACGAATGGCCGGTATTCGAACGGGGAAATTAGCTATCGCGCTCTCGTTAACGGGCATGATTGTACTGGTTTCAAGAACGTCCAATATCGCGCAAGGTACAATGACGGGGAAGATCGTGGATCTTGCCAGGCAACAGGCCGGAATACACCTCATAGATAGTTTCCGTATCATTCTGTTGGCCGCATCGATCGGCACGCTGATCGCAATCGCCTTATACCCATCGGTCGTAGCGCTCTCCGGTCGCATGGTTGCTCATTTAGAACAAGCGGGTTCAATTCCAAGGATGGCAAAGAAATTACTGGGATCCAGACGGATCTTGAACTTCTTCTATTATTTGCGCATGCCGAAATGGGAAATGGCGAGAAGGATCTTGGATAACGGGCTGCCAAAGCGATTCATGCTTATGAACTGCGGCGTGACGGCCATCTACACGGTCGGCGTCCTGGCCGCGTTGTATGCTTCTTATTTGCCTGGCCATTATAGTACGGGAGCCTCGCAAGCATCCGGTTTAATAAACGGCTTGGCTACCATCATGTTGACGCTATTGATTGACCCGCACGTGGCATTATTGACGGATAAAGTGCTTCGACGAGAGGCGAAATTGACGTCGATTAACGGCGTTTTTGGCGCATTGATGCTATCACGGCTTGGCGGGACGCTATTGGCACAACTTATCCTGCTGCCTGCGGCATACTGGATTAAATCGATTGTTCCATTTTTATAA
- a CDS encoding TetR/AcrR family transcriptional regulator, whose protein sequence is MEKKETAKERILRVADELFYREGVRAVGIDRIIQESGVAKASFYRNFATKDDLVVAYLELHRERMMGHIEHARQQYPDSVLAQLRYLVEYIGQRMLRPAYRGCAFMNTAVEFPETDHPSHMKALLSRNDVWDHVEEMANEAGLPKPRELAEQLRMLWSGAAMVAYINKAEFKPALFSDAANALIDSQLAAAAT, encoded by the coding sequence ATGGAAAAGAAAGAAACCGCGAAAGAACGCATTCTGCGGGTAGCGGACGAGTTGTTTTACCGCGAGGGCGTGCGGGCGGTCGGCATCGACCGGATCATCCAGGAATCCGGCGTGGCCAAAGCCAGCTTCTATCGGAACTTCGCGACCAAAGACGATTTGGTCGTGGCGTATCTAGAACTTCATCGCGAACGGATGATGGGACACATCGAGCATGCCAGGCAGCAATATCCGGATTCCGTTCTTGCGCAGCTCCGCTACCTTGTGGAATATATCGGGCAGCGCATGCTGCGCCCCGCCTACAGAGGCTGCGCGTTCATGAACACGGCCGTGGAGTTCCCCGAGACCGATCATCCCAGCCATATGAAGGCGCTCCTAAGCCGGAACGATGTCTGGGACCATGTCGAGGAAATGGCCAATGAAGCCGGATTGCCCAAGCCCCGGGAACTGGCGGAACAGCTGCGCATGCTATGGAGCGGCGCCGCCATGGTCGCCTATATCAACAAAGCGGAATTCAAACCGGCCTTGTTCTCCGATGCCGCCAATGCCCTGATCGACAGTCAGCTCGCCGCCGCCGCAACGTGA
- a CDS encoding phosphotransferase: MNLENLQFLFKDPIIQQSELSPGYEDHASDVWLVQTENEEVVVRTTKMVERPNNDFWHGCNKLFGVDPRNVHEMEYINNTLREFSLLPVPRVIRKGSRDDKQYIVVEKLDGVVCRSFVDQPETLVESLGRGIASIHAFKSDFVGTASGSFRSSIQNFHHALSDTMSEIVGLFYKDDIQAQQLLPQMIAILKDIPAPTHASFILVDMDASQFITNREVITGLVDTEVYVLGPRELDFIGLEYIMNKDSADVFKNAYQKQLSLPDLELCRIPYRFFYRLLRVQGRVDWEKWLNYPALF; this comes from the coding sequence ATGAACCTTGAGAACTTGCAGTTTTTATTTAAGGACCCAATCATTCAACAGTCGGAATTAAGTCCTGGATATGAGGATCATGCAAGCGATGTGTGGTTGGTACAAACAGAGAACGAAGAGGTTGTTGTACGAACAACAAAAATGGTAGAGCGACCTAATAACGACTTTTGGCACGGATGTAATAAATTGTTCGGAGTTGACCCCAGAAATGTTCATGAGATGGAGTACATTAATAACACCTTGAGGGAATTCAGCTTACTTCCTGTTCCAAGAGTAATTAGGAAAGGAAGCAGGGACGATAAACAATATATCGTTGTAGAGAAACTAGACGGGGTGGTTTGCCGTTCTTTCGTAGATCAGCCAGAAACATTAGTTGAAAGTTTAGGTCGGGGAATAGCAAGTATTCATGCATTCAAATCTGATTTCGTAGGGACTGCTTCCGGAAGTTTCAGATCTTCCATACAAAATTTCCATCATGCGTTGAGTGATACGATGAGCGAGATCGTTGGCTTATTCTATAAAGATGACATTCAAGCGCAACAATTACTGCCTCAAATGATTGCCATACTCAAGGACATACCTGCTCCAACTCATGCATCATTCATTTTGGTCGATATGGACGCCTCGCAATTTATAACGAATCGTGAGGTAATTACAGGTCTTGTAGATACTGAAGTTTATGTATTAGGTCCAAGGGAGCTCGATTTCATTGGTCTGGAATATATTATGAATAAGGATTCCGCGGATGTATTTAAAAATGCGTATCAGAAACAGTTATCGCTGCCTGACTTGGAGTTGTGTAGAATTCCATATCGATTCTTTTATCGCTTACTACGAGTTCAAGGAAGAGTAGATTGGGAGAAGTGGTTAAATTATCCTGCACTATTTTAA